In Flavobacteriaceae bacterium, the following proteins share a genomic window:
- a CDS encoding hemolysin III family protein, which translates to MRTQTKREESLNVLTHGLGAILSVIGFILLINANTYKTSWSTFSIVVYGLSMIILFTASTLYHYVEGERKKHYFKVVDHISIYLLIAGTYTPVTLIILEQSLGWTLFYIVWGIAAFGTILKLFFTGRFNVFSTLLYLVMGWLIVFDYTNVADALGTKGVYLLFGAGIFYTIGIVFYAIEKIPYNHVIWHLFVLGGAICHFLMMLWYVI; encoded by the coding sequence ATGCGGACTCAAACTAAGCGTGAAGAATCTCTTAATGTACTAACACATGGTTTAGGAGCAATATTAAGTGTTATTGGTTTTATACTACTTATTAATGCAAATACTTATAAAACATCGTGGAGTACGTTTAGTATTGTTGTGTACGGACTTTCCATGATTATATTATTTACAGCTTCTACCTTATATCACTATGTAGAAGGTGAACGAAAAAAACATTATTTCAAGGTTGTAGATCATATTAGTATTTACTTATTAATAGCAGGAACCTACACTCCCGTAACACTAATTATTTTAGAGCAAAGTTTGGGGTGGACCTTGTTTTATATAGTTTGGGGAATAGCTGCTTTTGGTACTATTTTAAAACTTTTTTTTACAGGGCGATTTAATGTATTCTCCACACTACTGTATTTAGTAATGGGGTGGCTTATTGTTTTTGATTATACAAATGTGGCAGATGCCCTGGGAACAAAAGGTGTTTACTTGCTTTTTGGTGCTGGTATTTTTTATACTATAGGGATTGTATTTTATGCAATCGAAAAGATACCTTATAATCATGTGATCTGGCATTTATTTGTTTTAGGGGGTGCGATCTGTCATTTTTTAATGATGCTCTGGTACGTGATTTAA
- a CDS encoding DUF4294 domain-containing protein produces the protein MKNIIYILLLFPIYLFSQVKEKNKDSLATHYIIIEGDSIPEKAINLDEVIILPKLKFDNKEARRRYYILRRKTLKVYPYAKLAAERLEIMNDSMVYLTKRRHQKKYAKKVQKFIEEEFADELKKLTRTEGQILIKLIHRQTGSTAFKLIKELRNGWRAFWFNNTAKLFKISLKREFDPTNVEEDYLIEDILLRNFQSGRLEYQKPAVEFDFYDLTDKWLRPSQIDADADSN, from the coding sequence ATGAAAAACATTATCTATATTTTACTTTTATTCCCGATATATCTTTTTTCTCAAGTAAAAGAGAAAAATAAAGATTCGTTGGCGACTCATTATATTATTATTGAAGGAGATTCTATTCCTGAAAAGGCTATAAACTTAGATGAAGTTATTATTCTTCCAAAACTTAAATTTGATAATAAAGAAGCACGTAGACGTTATTATATATTACGACGAAAGACACTTAAAGTCTACCCTTATGCAAAATTAGCCGCCGAACGTTTAGAAATTATGAATGATAGCATGGTGTATTTAACCAAGCGTCGTCATCAAAAAAAATATGCTAAAAAAGTTCAGAAATTTATTGAAGAAGAATTTGCAGACGAATTAAAAAAACTCACCCGTACTGAAGGACAAATACTTATAAAATTAATCCACCGCCAGACAGGAAGTACGGCATTTAAACTTATAAAAGAACTCAGAAACGGATGGCGCGCATTTTGGTTTAACAACACCGCCAAATTATTTAAGATCTCTTTAAAACGAGAATTTGATCCAACCAATGTTGAAGAGGATTATTTAATTGAAGATATCTTACTACGTAATTTTCAGAGTGGTCGATTAGAATATCAAAAACCTGCAGTAGAGTTTGATTTTTATGACCTTACTGATAAATGGTTAAGGCCATCACAAATAGATGCTGATGCGGACTCAAACTAA